One genomic segment of Paraburkholderia hospita includes these proteins:
- a CDS encoding YaiI/YqxD family protein — protein MQVLVDADACPVVIKDMLFRAARRAEVCVTLVANRYLQTPPSPYIKSLQVPAGADAADMRIVELAVAGDLVITADIPLAAAALDKGAFVLDPRGGWFSRENIEERLTMRAVMDQLRSTGVDTGGPAPFSPRDSKTFAGQLDRFLARHRAAPG, from the coding sequence ATGCAAGTGCTGGTTGACGCAGACGCCTGCCCGGTTGTCATCAAGGACATGCTGTTTCGGGCCGCGCGTCGCGCCGAAGTGTGTGTGACGCTCGTGGCAAACCGGTATCTGCAGACGCCGCCTTCGCCGTATATCAAGTCACTGCAAGTACCGGCGGGCGCGGACGCAGCCGATATGCGCATCGTTGAACTGGCCGTGGCCGGCGATCTGGTGATTACCGCGGACATCCCGCTGGCCGCCGCTGCGCTCGACAAGGGCGCCTTCGTGCTCGACCCGCGTGGAGGCTGGTTCAGCCGCGAGAATATCGAGGAACGCCTGACGATGCGTGCCGTGATGGATCAACTGCGCAGCACGGGCGTCGATACGGGCGGTCCAGCGCCCTTCAGTCCGCGCGACAGCAAGACCTTCGCGGGGCAACTGGACCGGTTTCTCGCGCGGCATCGCGCGGCGCCAGGCTGA
- a CDS encoding DUF1090 domain-containing protein → MNRAIKALLLGMAAYPMVCTAQTGGCDAKRTSIEREISYAQAHGNAKRVDGLETALAQLNANCTDAVLRSDAQRKVAAAEKKLSERQRELQQAKADGKSAKKIAERQHKVDEAHAELEKVQTEAMQ, encoded by the coding sequence ATGAATAGGGCGATCAAGGCGCTACTGCTCGGCATGGCAGCTTATCCGATGGTTTGTACGGCTCAGACAGGCGGATGCGATGCAAAGCGCACTTCGATAGAGAGAGAAATCAGCTATGCGCAAGCGCACGGCAATGCGAAACGGGTCGATGGGCTCGAAACCGCGCTCGCTCAACTGAACGCGAACTGCACCGATGCGGTGCTGCGCAGCGATGCACAACGCAAGGTGGCTGCGGCGGAGAAAAAACTGTCGGAGCGCCAGCGCGAGTTGCAGCAAGCAAAGGCCGATGGCAAGAGCGCGAAGAAAATCGCCGAGCGGCAACACAAGGTCGACGAGGCGCATGCGGAGCTCGAAAAAGTTCAGACGGAAGCGATGCAGTGA
- a CDS encoding efflux RND transporter periplasmic adaptor subunit: protein MKSRLERVSLLCLCLIVLAACSKKAPPPPPPQVSTVKVQAQSVPLERRFVGRLSPYYSANVTARVSGVLLKRNYAEGSQVRAGQLLFEIDPTFYRAQLDNDLAILAQDRATYINDHITAERNRKLLPVGSISQQTVDNSDAAERSAAAKVKADEATVQSARISLDYTRVTAPIGGIAGQQQVTAGAVVGSSTTDSGGNGTLLTTIQQIDPMYVNFTISSADLATLQQSQTGGTVDLSQQNQVSVRIALPNGAAYGSAGTLDFSDVTVNASTGAVNLRALVANPQRRLLPGMFVSLTVDFGRQNDVFLVPQQALLRDTTGGYMLLVGGDGKVARRDVETVNSLGNNWIVTHGLNDGDEVIVTGVQFAHEGAPVKTVAWQPPAAASPGSSGAAASSPGAAASSAAAASAGMAK, encoded by the coding sequence ATGAAGTCACGTTTGGAACGCGTGTCGTTGTTATGTCTGTGTCTGATCGTGCTCGCCGCGTGCTCGAAAAAGGCGCCGCCGCCACCGCCGCCGCAGGTCTCGACAGTGAAGGTGCAAGCGCAGTCGGTGCCGCTCGAACGCCGCTTCGTCGGGCGGCTTTCGCCTTACTACAGCGCGAACGTCACGGCGCGCGTCTCAGGCGTGCTGCTCAAGCGCAATTACGCGGAAGGCTCGCAGGTGCGCGCGGGACAACTGCTATTCGAAATCGATCCGACGTTCTATCGCGCGCAGCTCGACAACGATCTCGCGATCCTGGCGCAGGACCGCGCGACCTACATCAACGATCACATCACCGCCGAGCGCAACCGCAAGCTGCTGCCCGTCGGTTCGATCTCGCAGCAAACCGTCGACAACTCCGACGCCGCCGAACGCAGCGCGGCGGCCAAGGTGAAGGCCGACGAGGCGACGGTGCAGAGCGCGCGCATCTCGCTCGATTACACACGCGTGACGGCGCCGATCGGCGGCATCGCCGGCCAGCAGCAGGTGACGGCGGGCGCGGTAGTCGGCAGCAGCACGACCGACTCGGGCGGCAACGGTACATTGTTGACGACGATCCAGCAGATCGACCCGATGTACGTGAACTTCACCATCAGCTCGGCCGATCTCGCGACGCTGCAGCAATCGCAAACGGGCGGCACCGTCGACCTGTCGCAGCAGAACCAGGTCTCGGTGCGTATCGCGTTGCCCAATGGCGCGGCATACGGCAGCGCAGGCACGCTCGATTTCTCCGACGTGACGGTGAACGCATCGACGGGCGCCGTCAATCTGCGCGCGCTGGTCGCGAATCCGCAGCGGCGTCTTCTGCCCGGCATGTTCGTCTCGCTGACGGTCGATTTCGGCCGGCAGAACGATGTGTTCCTGGTCCCGCAGCAGGCCTTGCTGCGCGATACGACGGGCGGCTATATGCTGCTGGTCGGCGGAGACGGCAAGGTGGCGCGCAGGGACGTCGAGACGGTGAATAGTCTCGGCAACAACTGGATCGTGACGCACGGCCTGAACGACGGCGACGAGGTCATCGTGACGGGCGTGCAGTTTGCGCATGAAGGAGCGCCCGTCAAGACCGTTGCGTGGCAGCCGCCGGCTGCCGCGTCGCCGGGTTCATCGGGCGCGGCGGCTTCTTCTCCGGGCGCGGCGGCATCATCGGCCGCAGCGGCTTCGGCCGGCATGGCGAAGTAG
- a CDS encoding TetR family transcriptional regulator: MRRTRQQARETRDQILDAAERLFAEHGVSRTSLEDIAMRAGCTRGAIYGHFRNKSDLFVAMTNRVMLPMEMLVAATTDAAEPDPLGRIRQLLVYFLGKAVVEPHSRRVFEVLFTKCENTKDMVLVIERQHDAARNGRMYLERGLRNAIARGQLPFDLDTERASSVVHAFLGGVLRDWLLERDSIMLPRDAEFLTDVCIGMFSYSPSLRRAQGACG, translated from the coding sequence ATGAGGCGAACACGACAACAGGCGCGGGAAACGCGCGACCAGATTCTCGATGCAGCCGAGCGGCTGTTCGCGGAGCATGGCGTGTCCCGCACGTCGCTGGAGGACATCGCGATGCGCGCGGGGTGTACGCGTGGCGCGATATACGGACACTTCCGCAACAAGAGCGATCTGTTCGTCGCGATGACGAACCGCGTGATGCTGCCGATGGAAATGCTCGTTGCAGCGACCACGGATGCCGCCGAGCCGGACCCGCTCGGCAGGATCAGGCAACTGCTGGTGTATTTCCTCGGTAAGGCCGTGGTCGAGCCGCACAGCCGCCGCGTGTTCGAAGTGTTGTTCACGAAGTGCGAGAATACAAAAGACATGGTGCTGGTGATCGAGCGGCAACACGACGCGGCGCGTAACGGAAGGATGTATCTCGAGCGCGGCTTGCGTAATGCAATCGCGAGGGGACAACTGCCGTTCGATCTCGATACCGAGCGTGCATCGAGCGTCGTGCATGCGTTCCTTGGCGGCGTGCTGCGAGACTGGCTGCTGGAACGCGATTCGATCATGCTGCCGCGCGATGCGGAGTTTCTGACGGACGTGTGTATCGGCATGTTCAGCTATTCGCCTTCGTTGCGGCGCGCCCAGGGGGCGTGCGGATAG
- a CDS encoding efflux RND transporter permease subunit: protein MPSFFIDRPVFAWVIAILICLFGIIAVRGMGIDSYPDIAPPQVTVTAQYPGASAQTMESTVTQVIEQQLTGIDNLLYFSSTSSSNGQTQIILTFATGTDPDIAQVQVQNKVTLAQPLLPSQVTQQGVIVAKSSPDILLFIALQSDNASIDAGRLSDILASQIQPVIGRVTGVGNTTLLGSEYAVRIWLDPDKLQSYGLSTTQVLNAVSGQNAQFAAGSLGADPAVKGQVFTATVSGDSLFSSLQQFRDIIVVSNSNGTTVKLSDVARISFGSQTYGQAPVYNGKPAGGLAVFLLPGANALKVEKAVKATMDTLARDLPEGVTWSVPYDTTPFITASITDVIRTLIEAILLVFFVMLIFLQNLRATIIPTLVIPVALLGTFIGLSALHYTLNQLTLFGMVLAIGIVVDDAIVVIENVERIMSEEHMEPREATRKAMKQITGAIIAITVVLTAVFVPSALQPGATGIIYAQFALTIAVSMGFSAFLAMSFTPSLCAAILRTEHQAKKNAFYRWFDRTFDWTTKHYLSHVGKAVHHAPRWMVAFALVLVLTGFLYTKLPTSFVPDEDQGFVLALVNLPSGSTLQRTDHVMAELRDKLAKSPLGKDIVGIFQPEGFSFVGTSENVGMSFIKLSDWKDRSETAMQMIPQINRILSSIPDAQIFAVNLPTIRGLSQFGGIDMYLQARSGQSRAELGEAERTLLTSAAKSPVLFGIRPNSLPNSPQLDIAVDRTQAQAMGLSLTDVYQTLEMELAPFYIDQFTYGGRVKRVYIQADAPFRMSLDALQHLYTPSVFAAGGSSSQASSSKSSSGTTGSTGTAVGSNGFVTPVDPSPANTSIAPYNMVPLASVVNAKWAFGPTVLPRYNGYSAIEIVGNSAPGYSTGQAIDTLNDIINHQLPRGFAGDWTGQSYQELLSGSSATTLMALSIVVVFLCLAALYESWSIPASVLLVVPLGMLGMLAFCLTFSVPNDIYFKIGLVTVIGLAAKNAILIVEFAVEGQLRGMTLRDAVLTAARLRLRPILMTSMAFILGVFPLVISSGAGASSRHEIGTGVIGGMLFATFLGLLLIPVFYVVVRRLLGDKLDEVSHKMPHHGGDGAASGGHGDGTPKDGAPPDGPPPGGTPGTGAPA from the coding sequence ATGCCGAGTTTCTTTATCGACCGCCCCGTTTTCGCGTGGGTCATCGCGATCCTGATTTGCCTGTTCGGCATCATCGCCGTGCGCGGCATGGGGATCGATTCGTATCCGGACATCGCGCCGCCGCAAGTGACCGTCACGGCGCAATACCCGGGCGCGAGCGCGCAGACGATGGAATCGACCGTGACGCAGGTGATCGAGCAGCAGCTCACGGGCATCGACAATCTGCTGTACTTCAGCTCGACGTCGAGCTCGAACGGCCAGACGCAGATCATCCTCACGTTCGCGACGGGCACCGACCCGGACATTGCGCAGGTGCAGGTGCAGAACAAGGTCACGCTCGCACAGCCGTTGTTGCCTTCGCAGGTGACACAACAGGGCGTGATCGTGGCGAAGTCCAGCCCGGACATTCTGCTATTCATCGCGCTGCAGTCGGACAATGCGTCGATCGATGCGGGACGGCTCTCCGACATTCTCGCGTCGCAGATCCAGCCTGTCATCGGGCGGGTGACGGGCGTCGGCAACACGACGCTGCTCGGCTCGGAGTACGCGGTGCGGATCTGGCTCGATCCCGACAAGCTGCAGAGCTATGGCCTGTCGACCACGCAGGTGCTCAACGCCGTGAGCGGACAGAACGCGCAATTCGCGGCCGGTTCGCTCGGCGCCGATCCTGCCGTGAAGGGCCAGGTGTTCACGGCAACCGTCTCCGGCGACAGTCTCTTTTCGTCGCTCCAGCAGTTCCGCGACATCATCGTCGTATCGAACAGCAACGGCACCACAGTCAAACTGAGCGATGTGGCACGCATCTCATTCGGCTCGCAGACTTACGGGCAGGCGCCCGTGTACAACGGCAAGCCGGCCGGCGGCCTTGCCGTGTTCCTGTTGCCGGGCGCGAATGCGCTGAAGGTCGAGAAAGCAGTGAAGGCGACGATGGATACACTCGCCCGCGATCTGCCAGAAGGCGTCACATGGAGCGTGCCGTACGACACCACGCCTTTTATCACCGCATCGATCACGGACGTGATCCGCACGCTCATCGAGGCCATCCTGCTGGTGTTTTTCGTGATGTTGATTTTCCTGCAGAACTTGCGCGCGACGATCATTCCGACGCTCGTGATTCCCGTCGCATTGCTCGGCACCTTCATCGGTCTTTCCGCGCTGCATTACACGCTCAACCAGTTGACGCTGTTCGGCATGGTGCTCGCAATCGGCATCGTGGTGGACGATGCGATCGTCGTGATCGAGAACGTCGAGCGCATCATGAGCGAAGAACATATGGAGCCACGTGAGGCGACCCGCAAGGCGATGAAGCAGATCACGGGCGCCATCATCGCGATCACGGTGGTGCTGACGGCGGTGTTCGTACCGTCCGCGCTGCAGCCTGGCGCAACGGGCATCATTTACGCGCAGTTCGCGCTGACGATTGCGGTGTCGATGGGATTCTCCGCGTTTCTGGCGATGTCGTTCACGCCTTCGCTGTGCGCCGCCATTCTCAGGACCGAACACCAGGCGAAGAAGAACGCGTTTTATCGATGGTTCGACCGGACCTTCGACTGGACGACAAAACACTATCTCAGCCATGTGGGCAAGGCCGTGCATCATGCGCCGCGCTGGATGGTGGCGTTTGCGCTCGTGCTCGTGCTGACGGGCTTCCTGTACACGAAGCTGCCGACCAGCTTCGTGCCCGACGAAGATCAGGGCTTCGTGCTGGCACTCGTCAACCTGCCATCCGGTTCGACCTTGCAACGCACCGATCACGTGATGGCCGAGTTGCGCGACAAGCTCGCCAAAAGCCCGCTCGGCAAGGACATCGTCGGCATCTTCCAGCCCGAGGGTTTCAGCTTTGTCGGTACGAGCGAAAACGTCGGCATGTCGTTCATCAAGCTATCTGACTGGAAGGACCGCTCCGAAACGGCAATGCAGATGATCCCGCAGATCAACCGTATTCTGTCGTCGATCCCCGACGCGCAGATTTTCGCAGTGAACCTGCCGACCATTCGCGGCCTGAGCCAGTTCGGCGGCATCGACATGTATCTGCAGGCGCGCTCGGGGCAATCGCGTGCCGAACTTGGCGAGGCGGAGCGCACGCTGCTCACGAGTGCGGCGAAAAGTCCCGTGCTGTTCGGCATCCGGCCGAACTCGCTGCCGAACTCGCCGCAACTGGACATCGCGGTGGATCGCACGCAGGCGCAGGCGATGGGCCTGTCGCTGACGGATGTCTATCAGACGCTCGAGATGGAACTCGCGCCGTTCTACATCGACCAGTTTACGTACGGCGGCCGCGTGAAGCGCGTCTATATCCAGGCGGATGCGCCGTTCCGGATGTCGCTCGACGCGCTTCAGCACCTCTACACGCCGAGTGTTTTCGCGGCCGGCGGGTCGTCGAGTCAGGCGTCTTCCAGCAAGAGCAGTTCGGGCACGACGGGAAGCACAGGCACGGCCGTCGGCTCGAACGGGTTCGTCACACCCGTCGATCCGTCGCCCGCCAATACGTCGATCGCGCCATACAACATGGTGCCGCTCGCCAGCGTCGTGAATGCCAAATGGGCTTTTGGGCCGACGGTGCTGCCGCGCTACAACGGCTATTCGGCAATCGAGATTGTCGGCAACTCCGCGCCCGGTTACTCGACGGGGCAGGCGATCGATACGCTCAACGACATCATCAACCATCAGTTGCCGCGCGGCTTCGCGGGTGACTGGACCGGGCAGTCGTATCAGGAGCTGCTGTCGGGCTCGTCGGCGACCACGCTGATGGCGCTGTCGATCGTGGTGGTGTTTCTGTGTCTCGCCGCGCTGTACGAGAGCTGGTCGATACCCGCGTCGGTGCTGCTGGTGGTGCCGCTTGGCATGCTCGGCATGCTCGCGTTCTGCCTGACCTTCAGCGTGCCGAACGACATCTACTTCAAGATCGGGCTTGTGACGGTGATCGGTCTCGCGGCGAAGAACGCGATCCTGATCGTCGAGTTCGCGGTGGAGGGACAGCTGCGCGGCATGACACTGCGCGACGCGGTGCTGACGGCGGCCCGATTGCGGCTGCGTCCGATCCTGATGACGTCGATGGCGTTCATTCTCGGCGTATTCCCGCTCGTGATCTCGTCGGGGGCGGGCGCCTCTTCACGTCACGAGATCGGCACGGGCGTGATCGGCGGGATGCTGTTTGCAACGTTTCTCGGTCTGCTGCTGATTCCCGTGTTCTATGTGGTCGTGCGCCGGCTGCTCGGCGACAAGCTCGACGAGGTGTCGCACAAGATGCCGCATCACGGCGGCGATGGTGCTGCGTCTGGTGGGCACGGAGATGGAACGCCGAAGGACGGTGCGCCGCCCGACGGACCGCCGCCCGGCGGTACGCCAGGGACGGGGGCGCCGGCTTGA